The genomic interval AGGTCCACTTCCATTTGAAACCACGCCATAAGTTTCAGGAAGTATGCCCCTGGCTTTCCTGATCCCACCACCCAGTCATTCACCTTTACGACGGGAACAACCTCCTGCGTCGTGCTCGTTATCATCACCTCGTCAGCTACCTCGATATCCTCCATCGTTAGCCGTGTTTCCAGCACCGGGATATCATGTCCCTTAAGGATCTGAATGATTTTTTGGCGAGTAATGCCGTTTAATATCGATTGATCCGTAATTGGGGTCTTAAAGACACCATCCTTCACGATAAAAAGATTCGTGGAGGTGCCTTCTTTTACTTCGTTGTCACGGATAAAGATGGCTTCGTGTCCACCCTTTTGGCGGGCTTTTTCTTTTGCCAAAATATTCGGCAACAGGCAGATAGACTTGATATAGCAATTATTCCAGCGTTCATCAGGAAACGTGAACACCCTCACGCCTTCTGTACGCTCCTTCTCCAAAACGGGTACTCCCTCTTTCCAGATGATGTACAAGTTGGATGGTACCCCCTCTGGAAACAAATGATTTCGCGGTGCCGTACCGCGTGTGACCTGAATGTAGACGGTCCCCTCGCCAATGCCTGTTTTCTCAATACCCGCTAACACTACTGCAGCAATTTCTTCTACCGTTTTCGGGAGGACAAGCATCACGCTTTGGGCGGATTGCTCAAGTCTGACCAAGTGCTCTTTGAGGGTAAAGGGAACTCCTCGATACAGACGAATCATTTCGTACACACCGTCACCGAACTGCAAACCTCTTTCCTCAACTGGCAACACGGGTTCGTCCAGGCGGACATAACGCTCGTTAAAATAGGCAAGATTTTTGCTCAAGAAGAATCTCTCCTTATTTCCCGCTTTTCTCAAATGCTATGTCAAATGCCGTTTTTGGGAGCACGTATTTCGCCGTTTTCAAGGGGTTTACCATTTGCGACACTCGTAAATCGCCACTGATCCCCATCAGGCACACAATCTCGTTCGTCTCGTAGCCAAGAAGACGCTCACGTAAAAATTCAAACATGTACTCTGACGCCGACTGGCATGCCTCGTCCATCGTTGTAGAGGAGGCAACCACGTAGAAATGTTCGGAGTCCTCTACAACCGGTGTGGGAAACTGTTTTCCTTTCAGTACCTCTACCTTTACTCGGACACGACCGCCGATCTCTACTCCGCAAATCGGCACCTCTCCATCGCCCATCAGTGCATGTAGATCCCCGATCGCCAAATTGGCTCCGTCAACAGAAACCGGCAGGTAGACAATCGCGCCTGCTGTTATTTCCTTCGTATCCATATTGCCGCCGTGCGTGCCTGGGGAGTACGTAGAAATATCACTGCTCTCTGGTGAAACGCCAATCACGCCAATCATCGGTTTCACTGGAAGAGCAAGCTGTTCGTGAAAATGAACCATCCCATCCACAATGCGAAATTTTTTCACTTCAGCTTCTGTCACATACTTATGCAACACTCCGGCACCAGGCCTCAGATACATCGTTCCTACCTCATCCAGATCGATGGAAATCACTGTGATCTTTAGCGTATCTCCCGGCTTTGCATCGTTAATGGCAACAGGGCCTGTCGCCGGATTCATCCCCTGCAAGGCAAACAACTGGTTTTTGGAGGGGGCTGTTAATTGCTCGCGATAGCAATCAAAGGTCTCGAATACGATCTCAGACCCAGAGTCGACAGTCTTGACAGGTTGGAGGTCGGGTGAAAAGGAATAAATATGATTGGTTTTGGCAACAAACTTCATGTCAAACCTCCTTCTTTATCTGCTGCACGGACGTTTCCTTGCGCTTCCTAGTTCCGAATGATGCCAATACCCCTGCTATCCCCATTGGAGAGAAACGCATGACAAGGACGAGAATCAGGCCAAATA from Brevibacillus choshinensis carries:
- a CDS encoding acetamidase/formamidase family protein translates to MKFVAKTNHIYSFSPDLQPVKTVDSGSEIVFETFDCYREQLTAPSKNQLFALQGMNPATGPVAINDAKPGDTLKITVISIDLDEVGTMYLRPGAGVLHKYVTEAEVKKFRIVDGMVHFHEQLALPVKPMIGVIGVSPESSDISTYSPGTHGGNMDTKEITAGAIVYLPVSVDGANLAIGDLHALMGDGEVPICGVEIGGRVRVKVEVLKGKQFPTPVVEDSEHFYVVASSTTMDEACQSASEYMFEFLRERLLGYETNEIVCLMGISGDLRVSQMVNPLKTAKYVLPKTAFDIAFEKSGK
- a CDS encoding aminotransferase class IV; protein product: MSKNLAYFNERYVRLDEPVLPVEERGLQFGDGVYEMIRLYRGVPFTLKEHLVRLEQSAQSVMLVLPKTVEEIAAVVLAGIEKTGIGEGTVYIQVTRGTAPRNHLFPEGVPSNLYIIWKEGVPVLEKERTEGVRVFTFPDERWNNCYIKSICLLPNILAKEKARQKGGHEAIFIRDNEVKEGTSTNLFIVKDGVFKTPITDQSILNGITRQKIIQILKGHDIPVLETRLTMEDIEVADEVMITSTTQEVVPVVKVNDWVVGSGKPGAYFLKLMAWFQMEVDLASLGRS